Below is a window of Bacillota bacterium DNA.
ATAATTGGCGGGATTGCCATATACCTGGTCACCCTGGTCCCGTATCTGGGCTTCGTTATTGGAGCCATCGGGATATTCCTGGCCCTGGGGGCTTTACTCATATTGCTGAAAGATGCTGCCCTTTCATGGCCATTCGCAAAGAAGGCCGCCTGAGAATAGAGTATCAATTGATCCCCGGCCATACTCATGAGGGCCGGGGATCGATGATCAGTGCGCTATGAGCTTTTCGGCTTCCACTGCCGCAATGGCTCCGTCGCTAACTGCCGTGACTATCTGCCTCAGTGTCTTCTGGCGAACATCGCCTGCGGCAAATATTCCTCCGATCTGAGTGCGCATTCGTTCGTCTGTGACAATGTATCCCTGCGCGCTGAGTGACAAGAACCCCTTCAGAAATTCCGTGTTAGGCCTGGAACCCACATAGATGAAAACACCGTCTGCCAGAAGGTCTCGTTCGCTTCCATCCTTGGTGTTTCGGAGTCGTACGCCCTCCACCTTGTTCGTCCCCACTATCGTGGTTACCACTGAGTTCCATGCGAACTGGATTTTCGGATTATCGAACGCCCGCTGCTGGAGGATCTTCGTCGCCCTCAGGACATCTCTCCTGTGAACTACCATTACCGTTTTGGCAAAACGTGTAAGGAAAATGGCTTCCTCAATGGCAGAATCTCCGCCTCCTACTACAACCACCGATTTATCTCGAAAGAACGCCCCATCACATGTGGCGCAATAGGACACCCCGCGGCCCCGTAGCTCTGTCTCACCTGGGACACCGAGACGAGCAGGTTCTGTGCCTGTGGCGATTATCACCGTTTTACCACGAATCTCGCCTGAAGTGGAAGCCACCACGAAAGGTCCCATCCATTCAATGGCAGATTCAGAAGAATCGATCCCTATAGAAGCCCCACTGCTCACATGGGCGCCGCCTGGCCCATCCCCGGCCTGTCCACAAGATTCAGCGCCATGAGAAGCCGACCGTTCCATCCTTATGCCCTGAACTTCACCAAAAGTCACCTCTGCCCCGAAAGCCTTCGCCTGCTCCTCCATCATTTGCATCAATTCCGGGCCTCCCACCCCATCTGGAAAGCCGGGATAGTTTTCAACCCTAAAAGTCGTGGCGGCCTGCCCTCCGGTAGCGCCCCGTTCGAGAAGCACCGTTTTCAAATTAGCTCGTCCACCATAAATAGCTGCAGCTAGGCCCGCCGGGCCTCCTCCCACCACTACTAGATCGTAAATATCCTGTGTAGACATATCGCCCTGCCGCGTATCGTGGCCAGCACATTCAATCTGCCATCAGACTCCACAATTCGCGGCGTTCCTCCCTTCAGGTTGATTCTTTCATCGATTGCGCCAAGATAATCTTTCCAGCCAGAGGTTCCATATCCGGCGACGCCCAACCGACCTCTCTGCTATAAGATCTACCGAAGCAATGGACTGATCGTCAAAGTAGACAACCAGACTTCCCAGCCTTTCACCGGCCTTGACAGGCGCCTTTACCGGTTCTTCTGCCATAATCTTGAGCTTTATAGCGCCAAGATCCCTTTTTCTTACCACCATCTGTAGGTCCCTCAACGGAACTACGGGAACCTCACCCTCTAGGCCGCCCCTTACAGGTATCCTGGTGAGCGGTTGTCCCTTCTTGGCTAAGGTTGCAAGATGAAACTCCTTGAAAGCATAATCAAGAAGCCGGGCAGAATCACTCCATCTAGCATCGCTATGCAGTACTACCGAGACATACTGGCAGCCATCTCTGGTTGCTGACGCCACCAAACAGTAACCAGCAGCCGAAGTAGTTCCCGTTTTTACCCCATCCGCCCCCTCAAAGCTCCACAAAAGGGCGTTGGTATTTGCCAGCTGTCGCTTGATCGCCCCCTCTTTCCCTTCAGATTCGATCATCGCCTCGCGAGTCCGCACTATCTCGGCAAATTCCGGGTACCTCAGGCCATAGCACGCCATAAGAGCCAGATCAAAGGCACTCGAATAATGATTTGGATGATGAAGGCCATGCGGATTCATAAAATGCGTATTTCGCGCACCCAGCTGGCGTGCCTTCTGATTCATCATTTCCACGAAAGCTTCCTGAGATCCGGCGATGTGCTCGGCTATAGCAACGCATCCATCATTTCCGGACCTCAACATCACGCCCTTAAGAAGGTCATAAAGCCGGATCTTCTCCCCCGGCCGCAGCCAGAGCGATGATCCCTCGATGCCGGCAGCCCTTTTACTTACAGTTACGATGGAATCGAGATCTCCTCTTTCGATGGCCAGCAGCGCGGTCATGATCTTGGTTGTGCTGGCCGGAGGTCGCCTTACATGTTCATTCCTCGCATAAAGAACTGTACCGGTATTCCGCTCCACCAAGATAGCTGCGCCTGCCGTAATATACGGTCCTGACGCATAATCAGGGACATATACCACCTCCTGGTAGTCATCGGCATACCGGTACCGGCTGGATACTGACTGAAATCCCTGGGTATGAACGAGAAGAACTATCATGGCAATCGCCATCATGCAAATAATGGCGCCCGTTATTGCTATTCGCCGGCAACTAATGAACATCCTCTCACCGAGGCACCCTCCGCCATACAAAATCCCCCGCATGTGCCTCGATGTAATGATATTCCGTATAGATCCTGTGAATGTCTCGTTTTTGACTCTATTCTTCCCGGAAAACCCCCTCCTCTACCCCATTTTACGAGGTGGCGGTGAATGCCGCACAAAGTGCCACCATGTCCATTCTCATGACAATGCTGCCCTAATGACATGAATGTCTATGTGCTCGGCCTCCTGATCAAATAATACCCGAATTAATCCCAAAGGATGAAGGCAGGAATTCGGATAGCATCGAATTCCATGGTAAAAGGAGGTGAGAAAGGATGGAGTTTCTAAGGTATCGGCATGGCAAGATCAGGCTTGTCTTCTTCATCGTTTTGACCATAATCCCCCTGTACTTTCTTTTGATGCCTGCGGCTGTCAAGGCGGGGAATTCAACGGCCACCACATCAGTCATCTGCAATATTGCCAATGCTATCGAGACCGTTTTCCCGACGCAGGTAACTTTTGGCGATCTGACGCCCGCCACGGACGGATATCATACCACACAGGTCAGGGCAACCGTAAGGAGCAATGCATCATGGAAAATCACGATAAAGTGCGACCAGGCAGGCGGCAAAATGCGCGAATGGGATGGATCCTCATATGTGACGGATGGACGCAACCTGTCGCAACCATTGTGCTGGAAATTGGCAGATCAGCCTGAAAGCGCGTACAAAGCTCTATCTAATGAAGAGGCTATCGTGCTCCCGGAGGCGGGAGCAACAGGAACGGCAGGCCGAATTATTTCGATTGACCTTGGCCAGAAGGCATCCTATGATGACCTGCGGCTGGCTTCAGCAGGAAGCAGTTATAGGATACTCATATCGTTTACGGCGACGCAGCTTTATTAGGACATATCAGGGATTTGATGCCACTCCTCTATTGGATGAGACACTGCTCCAGGGGCCAAAGGAATCGGGGCTCCTCCTGGGATCGATGTCGCCGGGAGGGGTTCCCAAATTCCTGACTGACCTATCTTCGGGTTGGTTATGTAGGAAGGTGATGGATACCTCGAGTTTATTGGGATATGAAGGAGGAGTTGAGTTTGAGGAAATTCCTGTACCTAATTCCAATAGTGATATCTTTCATCATATCAGGAGAATTGGTGGATGCTGCATCAGTGGCAGTAAGTCCGACGAGGATCGAGCAATCGGTGAGAAATGGAGATTTGCTGGCGCCAATAACTGTCACAAATACGGGGGAGGAGCCTCTCTTTATCCATGCATACGTTGGACCGGGAGGACATGATGTACATGGTGCTCCGCTTTTCCTGGGCAGCCGCGATATAGAGAAAGACAGGGAGGCTGGTGAAACGGGAGCGCGGAATGAATCGTCCGGCCACTATGAGTCCAAATCTGGTATTGAGTTGCTGCAAGATGAATTCCTCCTCTCACCTGGAGATTCGGCTGAGATACTGGCTAGAGTGGATGTGCCGGATGATATGTGCGGCGGAATCTACCCCATCATTTATCTCGAATGTTCCCCGCGAGGAACAAGGAAGAAAGCGGAGGTAGCTGCCACGTCACGCATAGCGATCCTGACCATTCTTACTCTTCCTGGAAGAGCGTATGCAAAGATCTTGGCCAAAGAGTTGAGGATCACACAGCTTGATTCTTCAGATTCCGTAGGGATCGAGCTCATCGTCGAAAATATCGGCAACACCCACTCATATGCGCTGGCATTTGCCGAGATAATCGGCCCTTCGGGGGAAGTGGCTGGCAGCTTGCCCCTCGACCCGACCCTTGTGCTGCCGGGCCGTTCAAGGGCGCTCAAAGGCATATGGAAACCTGCGACCCTCATTCCGGGTGAATATCTGGTCAAGGCAAGCATCGCCAACCAGGATCAGTGGAATGGGCCCAATAGCGGAACCCTTGGGTCAAGCACTCTGCGAGAACAGGGTCTCTCGTGCATCTCGAGATCATTTACCATTAGAAAGCGATTAGCTATGCAACCAGAAGGGGGAGGAATGGCGCTTTCTTCCCAGCGATGACCGTGGGAAGGAATCTGCGCCGCAGAACCGTGAGAACGATCTGGGTAATGCTCTTTCTCTGCCTATTACACCATATGCTGGCTTCTCCAATTCCGGCGCTGGCTGCAGCGGAAGGCAAATCCGTGGGGGGAGACAGGATTGCCTCAAGGGGAGAACTAATTCTGGATGGTAATGTGCCTACCCTTGATTTTGGCCAGATCAGCCCCCTCACCTCCCCGGCGATATGGACCCGAGCAATTCACCTGGAGGTCCTGGGATCTGGCGAGCCCTGGACGCTCTATGTGCAATCTAGAGGCGATTTCGCTATACCAGGCAGATCCCAGACCATGCCGGTTTCCCGTTTAAAATGGGCGCGCGCGGTTGAAGGGGTTCCACCCAATTGGTCGCCAGTGACAACATCTGCGCAGGAAGTAGCAAGGGGGAGTTCTACCGGTTCGCCTAACAGGACAGAAGTCTGGCTCGACCTCAGGCTTGATGCTGCATGGGACGATCCAGTTCCAGCACCAGGGGAGAAATATCGCGGAGAATTGCTATTCACGGTCAGCGCCGGGGAACTCAAATCCAATTTCGTTTTTCCGAACCCCTTCTCCCCAGCCCTGGATCACTATGTCACTATAAGGTATTTCCATACAGGCAGCGTGCCCAACCCCACATATGCTAAATTTACGATTCGCAATTCCGAGGGGCGACTGGTCTTCCAAAAAGGAGAAACCGTCTACAACGATGCCTGGCAGGACTTTGTCTGGCCAGGCCAGAATATGGTCGGGAAACCTGTCCCTGATGGGACATATAGCTTTAGCGTGAGTGACCAGAATAACCTAATTCATGCGGCGGGGACGATAATCCTCCAGAATAGTGCGCCTACCGGGGGTACATCGAAAATCCGGGGACGGGTATCAGATTCCATAAGCGGGGATGGACTCCCTGGAGTCATCATGAAGCTATATACGTCCAGCCATAAGGAAGTGGCAGCGACCAGAACCCAAATGGATGGCACATTTATCTTCGGTTCTATCCCGCAGGGTCAATATTATATCGAGGCCACTCTACCCGGATATGTCCCGTATACAAGCCCCCTCATCAGTCTAGGGGCAGGGGAAGATAAACAGTTCAACATTACCCTTTCATCAAACTCGGCCCTTTTCTTAACCGCGGAGGTTCATCCTCAAGATGTGACTCCAGGGGACATGATCACGTGCAAGGGAATTGTTGAGAATGTTGGAACCAGGCCCCTGAAGGAAGTCGTTCTGGAAGATCTGTCTGGCTGGCCATTTGAACCCCTGACCCATGTCGAAGAGCACCCAACCCTAATTCAGCGCATAGGTCGGCTGGAAGTTGGAGAGAAAAAGGCAGTAGAATTCAAGATGACGGTGCATCCCAATGCTGAGCCAGGCATATATTTCTGTCA
It encodes the following:
- a CDS encoding FAD-dependent oxidoreductase yields the protein MSTQDIYDLVVVGGGPAGLAAAIYGGRANLKTVLLERGATGGQAATTFRVENYPGFPDGVGGPELMQMMEEQAKAFGAEVTFGEVQGIRMERSASHGAESCGQAGDGPGGAHVSSGASIGIDSSESAIEWMGPFVVASTSGEIRGKTVIIATGTEPARLGVPGETELRGRGVSYCATCDGAFFRDKSVVVVGGGDSAIEEAIFLTRFAKTVMVVHRRDVLRATKILQQRAFDNPKIQFAWNSVVTTIVGTNKVEGVRLRNTKDGSERDLLADGVFIYVGSRPNTEFLKGFLSLSAQGYIVTDERMRTQIGGIFAAGDVRQKTLRQIVTAVSDGAIAAVEAEKLIAH
- a CDS encoding D-alanyl-D-alanine carboxypeptidase, yielding MRGILYGGGCLGERMFISCRRIAITGAIICMMAIAMIVLLVHTQGFQSVSSRYRYADDYQEVVYVPDYASGPYITAGAAILVERNTGTVLYARNEHVRRPPASTTKIMTALLAIERGDLDSIVTVSKRAAGIEGSSLWLRPGEKIRLYDLLKGVMLRSGNDGCVAIAEHIAGSQEAFVEMMNQKARQLGARNTHFMNPHGLHHPNHYSSAFDLALMACYGLRYPEFAEIVRTREAMIESEGKEGAIKRQLANTNALLWSFEGADGVKTGTTSAAGYCLVASATRDGCQYVSVVLHSDARWSDSARLLDYAFKEFHLATLAKKGQPLTRIPVRGGLEGEVPVVPLRDLQMVVRKRDLGAIKLKIMAEEPVKAPVKAGERLGSLVVYFDDQSIASVDLIAERSVGRRRIWNLWLERLSWRNR